One part of the Paenibacillus sp. genome encodes these proteins:
- a CDS encoding glycosyltransferase produces MKDTERTMLHHKYSLADGHVTAQILNVEGYRGVFVTRKKKELRPVGKDVEVWSLGDIERKPDLLEKRRVVGMHVHHGTLASPFHFLKKELGLPLFVGFRGNDATAYPRKNAENLESLRKLFKLADRFFPVCEHLKREIMRLGCPEEKIRVLYGGVDLNRFEFRPRTVEADEKLRVLAVGRFVEKKGFDVLIQAFAELKRRREKAKLVLIGEGPLEPQYRKLIDRAGLGKSVKLIPWVDYRSIHEAYAKSHIFCAPSVTDANGNQEGIPNTLKEAMATGMPVVSTKHAGIPELVEHRKSGLLVPERDAKKLAEALVWMAEHPEWWSEFGGNARKKVERDFNLRTQLGKQKNFYDEVIGNRS; encoded by the coding sequence ATGAAAGACACGGAACGGACAATGCTGCACCATAAATATTCGCTCGCCGACGGGCACGTAACGGCGCAAATTTTGAACGTGGAAGGGTATCGCGGCGTTTTCGTCACTAGAAAAAAGAAGGAGCTTCGCCCGGTCGGCAAGGACGTCGAGGTATGGTCGCTCGGCGACATCGAACGCAAACCGGACCTTTTGGAGAAGCGGCGCGTCGTAGGCATGCACGTGCATCACGGCACGCTCGCGTCGCCGTTCCATTTTTTGAAGAAGGAGCTCGGCCTCCCGTTGTTCGTCGGCTTCCGGGGCAACGACGCGACCGCGTATCCGAGGAAGAACGCGGAAAACCTGGAGTCGCTGCGCAAGCTGTTCAAGCTCGCGGACCGATTTTTCCCGGTATGCGAGCATCTGAAGCGCGAAATTATGCGTCTCGGCTGCCCGGAGGAGAAAATCCGGGTGCTGTACGGCGGCGTCGACCTGAACCGGTTCGAGTTTCGGCCGCGGACCGTGGAGGCGGACGAGAAGCTCCGCGTGCTCGCGGTCGGGCGCTTCGTAGAGAAGAAAGGCTTCGACGTGCTGATTCAGGCGTTCGCCGAGCTGAAGCGGCGGCGCGAGAAAGCGAAACTCGTCTTGATCGGCGAGGGGCCGTTGGAACCGCAGTACCGAAAGCTGATCGACCGCGCCGGCCTCGGCAAAAGCGTTAAGCTGATCCCGTGGGTCGACTATCGAAGCATTCACGAGGCGTATGCGAAATCCCACATCTTCTGCGCGCCGAGCGTCACCGACGCGAACGGCAATCAAGAGGGCATTCCGAACACGCTGAAGGAAGCGATGGCTACCGGCATGCCGGTCGTTTCGACGAAGCATGCGGGCATTCCGGAGCTGGTCGAGCATCGGAAATCCGGCCTGCTCGTCCCGGAGCGCGACGCGAAGAAGCTGGCGGAAGCGCTCGTGTGGATGGCGGAGCATCCCGAGTGGTGGTCGGAATTCGGAGGCAACGCGAGAAAGAAGGTCGAGCGGGATTTCAATTTGCGGACGCAGCTCGGCAAGCAGAAGAATTTTTACGACGAAGTGATCGGTAACCGGTCGTAA